A window of Phaseolus vulgaris cultivar G19833 chromosome 4, P. vulgaris v2.0, whole genome shotgun sequence genomic DNA:
AAGGGGTTTCGTGAAAAAATCAGCAGTTTGCATGGAAAAGGAGATAGGGAGTAACTTGATCAGTCCTTGATTGAGTTTTTCACGAACTACATGACAGTCaatttctatatgttttgttCGTTCGTGAAAAACTTGATTGTGAGCAATTTGGATTGCTGACTGACTATCACAATATAAAAGAGCAGATTGAATGAAGGGAATCTGAAGATCTTGTACTGAATTTCGAATGTGGTGGCAGCTAATGCTCCGTATTCAACTTCAGAGGAGCTTCTTGAAATCATTTGttgtttctttgatttccagGAGATCAAAGTTTCACCCAAATATATACAGAAGCTCGTGATGGATTTTCTGGTCTTGGGGCAAGTGGCCCAATTCGAATCGTTGTACGCTTTGATCTGTATAGGAGTATTGTTATGGAGAAAAAGACCAGCACGAGGAGAGGCCTTTAGATATTTGAGAACATGGAGAGCTTCCTGAGAATGAATGTTGGTAGGTGCATATACAAAATGACTGAGGTGGTTGACAGCATAGGCAATATCTGGGCGTGTATTGGTAAGGTAAATGAGGCGTCCTACCAGTCTTCTATAGGAGGTAGCTTCTTCTTCATTGAGCCTTTCTCCTTTATCAGCAGTAAGACGAAGAGTATGTGCCATGGGTGTGAGAGAGGGAGCACAAACAAGCATACCAGTTTCTGTAAGGAGATCTAAGGTGTATTTTCGCTGGCTAAGGTGGATACCAATGTTGTTCCTTGCAATTTCTAGGCCAAGAAAGTATGTAAGATCCCCTAAATTCTTGATGCAGAAATGCTAATGAAGCAAGGTTGTGATTTGATTAATTTTAGCAAGGTTGTTCCCAGTTAAGACtatgtcatccacatagacaAGGAGTGCAGTTATTTTTTCTCCATCATGTTTCAAGAAAAGAGAGTGGTCAACAGTAGAGATATTATAGTTATGAGATTTGAGAAAATTAGAAAGTTTGGCATACCATTGGCGTCCGGCTTGCTTGAGGCCATAAAGAGACTTTTGAAGTTTAAACACTTTATTTCTATTTGCTGCTTGGAAACCAGGGGGAAGCTTCATGTAAACTTTTTCATTTAAGTCACCATGAAGGAAGGCATTGTTCACATCCAATTTCTTAAGATCCCAATTTTTTGTTGCAGCAAGAGCTAGGAGAAGCCTTAAAGTGGTTAACTTTGCTACTGGTGCAAACGTATCCAAGAAGTCTATGCCCTCCATTTGGTTGTAGCCTTTCGCTACTAGCCTGGCTTTATATCGTTCTATGGTACCATTTgagtgatatttgatcttgtaAACCCATCTACAACCAATGGCAGATTTTCTAGGGGGAAGATCTGTAATACTCCAGGTCTGATTAGTTACGAGGGCTGCTAATTCATTCTGCATTGCCTGGACCCAAAGAGGAGTCTGAATGGCAGCCTCATAGCTTTAAGGATCATCATGAGAAGAAATAGACATTATGGTATGTCTAAAATTAGAGGATaaggaattaaaattaatgaaagTTTGTATGGGATACTTGGTACTAACCTGATTACTGCTAGTCTGGAAGTCTTGCAAATAGATTGGCATCCTCCTGTTACGGTCAGATCTTATAAGGGTAGCAACAGGAACGTCATTGTTATCAACACAAAGATCATCATCATTTTTATCAGGAGAACCATGGTCATTATGCATATTTATGTCATCATAAGTTTGAGCATAGTGTTGTGGTATGGGAAGCGAAAGGATGTTGggatctttttcatttttcaaaagatatggaaaacaattttcataaaaaataacattcctggaaatttcaattttgtgaCTTTTTaagtttagaaaaataaaaccttTGGTGTGTGGTTTAAAACCAAGAAAGACACCAGGAATAGCACAGTTGTCCAGCTTCTTTCTATGAGCAACAAGAGTAGAAGAATAGCACAAACAACCAAAGATACGCAAGTCAGAAATGTCACACAACTTTCTATGCAATTTTTCATATGGTGTTGCATTATTGAGCAAAGGAGTAGGAATACaattaattaagaaaacaacatgttgGACAACAAAATTCCAGAAATTAGCAGGGAGTTTATATTGAAAAAGGAGAGATCTTGTAACGTTTAAAATACGTTGATGCTATCGTTCAACAATACCATTTTGCTCGGGTGTTTCTATGCATGAAGTTTGATGTAAAATGCCTTTTGAAGCAAAAAAATCTTTCATCACAAATTCAACACCATTATCAGTACAA
This region includes:
- the LOC137838801 gene encoding uncharacterized mitochondrial protein AtMg00810-like, whose translation is MAHTLRLTADKGERLNEEEATSYRRLVGRLIYLTNTRPDIAYAVNHLSHFVYAPTNIHSQEALHVLKYLKASPRAGLFLHNNTPIQIKAYNDSNWATCPKTRKSITSFCIYLGETLISWKSKKQQMISRSSSEVEYGALAATTFEIQYKIFRFPSFNLLFYIVIVSQQSKLLTIKFFTNEQNI